In a single window of the Anguilla rostrata isolate EN2019 chromosome 6, ASM1855537v3, whole genome shotgun sequence genome:
- the arv1 gene encoding protein ARV1, giving the protein MARAQAPYRCVECNSEAYELHRDYSNGILKITICDSCQKPVDKYIEYDPVIILIDAILCKIQAFRHIIFNTKINIHGKLCVFCLLCEAYLRWSQLQGSEQSTDPADIIRYTKEWDFYGMFGLAALELGVYLGGVLAFLWLVRGFLQSGLELPMLLKALLLSSYGKLLLIPAVIWEHDYSPLCFSLIKLFVLTSNSQAIRVILHCSRRLSLLAVFVGFLFETCAAVACQRLQSSMPDFLLFQ; this is encoded by the exons ATGGCACGGGCACAGGCACCGTACAGATGTGTCGAATGCAACTCCGAGGCATACGAGCTTCACCGTGATTACAGCAACGGGATACTGAAAATCACCATATGT GACTCATGCCAGAAGCCCGTGGACAAGTATATTGAATATGATCCAGTGATCATTCTGATTGATGCTATATTGTGCAAAATCCAAGCTTTCAGGCACATCATattcaacacaaaaataaac ATACAtgggaagctgtgtgtgttctgtctgcTGTGTGAGGCTTACCTGAGGTGGTCACAGCTGCAGGGATCTGAACAGAGCACTGACCCAGCGGACATAATCAGATACACCAAAGAATGGGATTTCTATGGAATGTTTGGTCTGGCAGCTCTGG AGTTGGGCGTTTACTTGGGTGGAGTTCTGGCCTTCCTGTGGTTGGTGCGGGGGTTTCTGCAGTCCGGCCTGGAGCTGCCCATGCTGCTGAAGGCCCTGCTGCTGTCCAGCTATGGCAAACTGCTGCTTATCCCAGCGGTCATATGGGAGCACGACTACTCCCCCCTCTGCTTCAGTCTCATCAAACTCTTTGTGCTCACCTCCAACTCGCAGGCCATTCGAG TCATTTTGCACTGTAGCAGAAGGCTGTCCCTCCTGGCAGTGTTTGTGGGGTTCCTGTTTGAAACCTGTGCAGCAGTCGCCTGCCAGAGGCTGCAGTCAAGCATGCCGGACTTTCTGCTGTTCCAGTGA
- the fam89a gene encoding sprT-like domain-containing protein Spartan — protein sequence MNGKSTNGTAGSTLACIEGLPPLPKSLSGLLNSSGGSWREMERMYAKKTMIQDDLSRGRSNADNMLANKPANLDAALALLRKEMVGLRQQDMSLLCQLWSLHESIQEYKGSCQDLSAASSADGPYGMENGYFDEDEEYYQDASPTEQPDVSESLKNGNTKDKWLHDSFHITI from the exons ATGAACGGTAAATCTACGAACGGTACAGCAGGCAGTACACTGGCCTGCATCGAAGGGCTACCCCCGTTGCCGAAGAGTCTAAGCGGCTTGCTGAATTCGAGCGGCGGGTCttggagagagatggaaaggaTGTACGCCAAAAAGACCATGATCCAAGACGATCTAAGCCGCGGCCGCAGCAATGCTGACAATATGTTGGCGAATAAACCAGCTAACCTGGATGCAGCCCTGGCGCTTCTGAGAAAAGAGATG GTGGGGTTGCGTCAGCAGGATATGTCATTGCTGTGTCAGCTTTGGTCACTCCATGAGTCGATCCAGGAGTATAAAGGCAGCTGCCAGGACCTGAGTGCGGCGTCCAGTGCGGACGGCCCTTATGGGATGGAGAATGGCTACTTCGATGAAGATGAAGAATACTATCAGGATGCCAGCCCTACCGAGCAACCGGATGTAAGCGAATCTCTGAAAAACGGGAACACCAAGGACAAATGGCTGCACGACTCATTCCATATCACAATTTGA